In a genomic window of Streptomyces sp. NBC_01231:
- a CDS encoding PDR/VanB family oxidoreductase encodes MVGTSEVADSGSGVAAGRSTPRNAATLTVSAKEDVAEGVVALTLAHPDGARLPDWTPGSHIDLALPWGPHRSNEAGSGGGATRQYSLCGDRWDAHTYRIAVLRDPAGRGCSAHVHDRLRAGDRVGVGGPRNHFPLVPSEKYLFIAGGIGITPLLPMMRQAELLGADWQLLYGGRTRSSMAFREELTAAHGERVHVVPQDELGLLDLAAWLGTPRPDTKVYCCGPAPLLAAVEAACAAWPPYALRVERFTAAAQTASVRDAPFEVELRRTGRSITVTPEVSVLDAVRRAGADVLSSCEQGTCGTCLTPVLEGQPDHRDSVLADHERAANDCMFLCVSRSCGDRLVLDL; translated from the coding sequence GTGGTCGGAACCAGTGAGGTCGCGGATTCCGGGTCCGGCGTCGCCGCCGGGCGGTCGACGCCAAGGAACGCGGCGACTCTGACGGTGTCCGCGAAGGAGGATGTCGCCGAGGGCGTCGTGGCACTCACTCTCGCCCACCCGGACGGCGCGCGGCTGCCGGACTGGACGCCGGGCTCTCACATCGACCTGGCCCTGCCATGGGGGCCCCACCGCTCGAACGAAGCAGGGAGTGGGGGAGGGGCGACCAGACAGTACTCCCTGTGCGGCGACCGATGGGACGCGCACACCTACCGGATCGCCGTGCTGCGGGATCCCGCGGGCCGCGGCTGCTCCGCCCATGTGCACGATCGGTTGCGTGCGGGAGACCGCGTCGGGGTCGGCGGCCCGCGCAACCACTTCCCCCTGGTGCCGTCGGAGAAGTACCTGTTCATCGCGGGCGGCATCGGCATCACCCCGTTGCTGCCCATGATGCGCCAGGCCGAACTGCTCGGTGCGGACTGGCAGTTGCTGTACGGCGGGCGTACACGGTCGTCGATGGCCTTTCGCGAGGAGCTGACGGCTGCCCACGGCGAGCGGGTGCACGTCGTCCCGCAGGACGAACTCGGGCTGCTGGACCTGGCGGCCTGGCTGGGCACACCGCGGCCGGACACCAAGGTGTACTGCTGCGGCCCCGCTCCGCTGCTCGCCGCCGTCGAAGCGGCGTGCGCCGCCTGGCCGCCGTATGCCCTGCGGGTCGAGCGCTTCACCGCCGCCGCGCAGACCGCGTCGGTGCGGGACGCGCCCTTCGAGGTCGAGCTGCGCCGCACCGGACGTAGCATCACCGTCACCCCGGAGGTCTCGGTGCTGGATGCGGTGCGGCGCGCCGGTGCCGACGTGCTGTCCTCCTGCGAGCAGGGCACCTGCGGAACATGTCTGACACCGGTGCTGGAAGGGCAGCCGGATCACCGGGACTCGGTGCTGGCCGACCATGAACGGGCGGCGA